In Archangium violaceum, the following are encoded in one genomic region:
- a CDS encoding family 2 encapsulin nanocompartment cargo protein terpene cyclase — MARNKQPFVLPDFYVPWPARLNPHLEGARVHSKAWAHQMGILDSSKDGKTPDIWDDAKFDAMDYALLCAYTHPEAPGPELDLVTDWYVWVFYFDDHFLEVYKRPRDLTGAKQYLDRLPAFMPVDLTVPSPEPTNPVERGLADLWARTVPTKSVEWRRRFFASTKALLDESMWELSNISERRVANPIEYIEMRRKVGGAPWSADLVEHAVFAEVPARIAESRPMRVLKDTFSDGVHLRNDLFSYEREILEEGELSNCVLVLERFLDVDTQRAANLTNDILTSRLQQFENTVLTELPSLFLEHGITPVEQANVLSYIRGLQDWQSGGHEWHMRSSRYMNKGAETSSHSLGGLPLGPSGLGTSGFRLSPGALGLGRFKNYTHVPYQHVGPVKLPPFYMPYSTRKNSHLDAARRSSKEWARRMGMLDSLPGLPGVYIWNDHTFDVADVALCGALIHPGATGPELDITAGWLVWGTYADDYFPMLYGNTRDMAGAKVFNARLTAFMPDDPATPTTVPTNPVERGLADLWARTAGPMSPDARSQFRRAIQDMTESWLWELANQIDNRVPDPVDYVEMRRKTFGSDLTMSLSRLAQGHGLPPEIFRTTPMRGLENSAADYACFTNDIFSYQKEIEFEGEIHNAVLVVQRFLDLDKQRGVEVVNDLMTARMRQFEHTVATELPALCEHMGLDAKAQEKLRGYVEKLQQWMAGVLIWHQTVDRYKESELRQSRTPGRYLRHLRAPTGLGTSAARIASLLGGNRTEPVSREKDRVLLTEGKR, encoded by the coding sequence ATGGCGCGAAACAAACAACCCTTTGTATTGCCAGATTTCTATGTCCCCTGGCCGGCGCGCCTGAATCCGCACCTCGAGGGGGCCAGGGTTCATTCCAAGGCGTGGGCGCATCAGATGGGGATCCTGGACTCGTCGAAGGACGGGAAGACCCCTGACATCTGGGACGACGCCAAATTCGATGCCATGGATTACGCGCTGCTCTGCGCGTACACCCATCCCGAAGCTCCCGGCCCGGAGCTCGACCTGGTGACCGACTGGTATGTCTGGGTCTTCTACTTCGATGATCACTTCCTCGAGGTCTACAAGCGCCCCAGGGATCTGACGGGCGCGAAGCAGTATCTCGACAGGCTGCCCGCCTTCATGCCGGTCGACCTCACCGTCCCTTCTCCGGAGCCGACCAATCCGGTGGAGCGCGGCCTCGCCGATCTGTGGGCTCGAACGGTGCCCACCAAGTCCGTGGAGTGGCGGCGCCGGTTCTTCGCGAGCACCAAGGCCCTGCTCGATGAGTCGATGTGGGAGCTGTCCAACATCAGCGAGCGCCGTGTCGCCAACCCGATCGAATACATCGAGATGCGCCGCAAGGTCGGTGGGGCACCCTGGTCGGCGGACCTCGTGGAGCACGCCGTCTTCGCCGAGGTCCCCGCCCGGATCGCCGAGTCCCGTCCGATGCGTGTCCTCAAGGACACGTTCTCCGATGGGGTGCACCTGCGCAATGATCTGTTCTCCTACGAGCGCGAGATCCTGGAAGAGGGAGAGCTCTCCAACTGCGTCCTGGTCCTCGAGCGCTTCCTGGATGTCGATACGCAACGCGCCGCCAATCTGACCAACGACATCCTGACGTCCCGGCTGCAGCAGTTCGAGAACACCGTCCTGACCGAGCTGCCCTCGCTCTTCCTGGAGCACGGCATCACCCCGGTCGAGCAGGCGAACGTCCTCTCCTACATCCGGGGACTCCAGGACTGGCAGTCCGGCGGCCACGAGTGGCACATGCGCTCGAGCCGCTACATGAACAAAGGCGCCGAGACCTCGAGCCACTCCCTGGGCGGCCTGCCCCTGGGACCCTCGGGTCTGGGGACCTCGGGCTTCCGCTTGTCGCCCGGCGCCCTGGGGTTGGGACGGTTCAAGAACTACACCCACGTTCCCTACCAGCATGTGGGCCCGGTCAAGCTGCCGCCGTTCTACATGCCGTACTCGACCCGGAAGAACTCCCACCTGGATGCCGCGCGGCGCAGCTCCAAGGAATGGGCACGCCGGATGGGGATGCTGGACTCCCTGCCGGGCCTTCCGGGCGTCTACATCTGGAATGACCACACGTTCGATGTCGCAGACGTGGCCCTGTGCGGTGCGTTGATCCACCCGGGGGCGACCGGTCCCGAGCTGGATATCACCGCCGGCTGGCTCGTCTGGGGAACCTACGCCGACGATTACTTCCCGATGCTCTATGGCAACACCCGCGACATGGCGGGGGCGAAGGTCTTCAACGCCCGGCTGACGGCGTTCATGCCGGACGACCCCGCCACCCCCACCACGGTCCCCACCAATCCGGTGGAGCGTGGCCTGGCCGATCTCTGGGCTCGCACCGCTGGCCCCATGTCCCCCGACGCGCGCAGCCAGTTCCGCCGCGCCATCCAGGACATGACCGAGAGCTGGTTGTGGGAGCTCGCCAACCAGATCGACAACCGCGTGCCGGACCCGGTTGACTACGTGGAGATGCGTCGCAAGACGTTCGGCTCGGACCTCACGATGAGCCTGTCCCGGCTGGCCCAGGGCCACGGGCTTCCGCCCGAGATCTTCCGGACCACTCCGATGCGGGGGCTCGAGAACTCGGCCGCCGACTACGCCTGCTTCACCAACGACATCTTCTCCTATCAGAAGGAGATCGAGTTCGAGGGCGAGATCCACAACGCCGTGCTGGTCGTTCAGCGCTTCCTGGATCTCGACAAGCAGCGGGGCGTCGAGGTCGTCAACGATCTGATGACCGCCCGGATGCGCCAGTTCGAGCACACCGTCGCCACCGAGCTGCCGGCCCTCTGCGAGCACATGGGTCTGGACGCCAAGGCCCAGGAGAAGCTGCGCGGCTACGTCGAGAAGCTCCAGCAGTGGATGGCCGGCGTCCTCATCTGGCACCAGACGGTGGACCGTTACAAGGAATCCGAATTGCGCCAGAGCCGGACGCCTGGGAGGTACCTGCGGCATCTCAGGGCCCCTACGGGGTTGGGCACCTCGGCCGCGCGCATCGCGTCGTTGTTGGGCGGCAACCGGACCGAGCCGGTGAGCCGTGAAAAGGATCGTGTTCTTCTGACGGAAGGAAAGAGGTAG
- a CDS encoding discoidin domain-containing protein, with product MNPLNSLFHGARSAWTRWASACASLVLVGMTAVWPVAAQAQIANLARGKTVTVSSSDGVFTGPSAVDGDPGTRWSSGFTDNEWISIDLGSTVAISRVVLYWETAYGKNYKIETSNDGTNWTTLSTVTNGDGGTDDLTVSGSGRYIRMFGQLRAIGYGYSLWEFEVYGGSSSTSTDLARGRSATATSIENNDPNLGPSFAFDGNSNTRWSSVAGVDPQSIRVDLGSSQALGKVVLDWEGAYGKTYTIDGSNDDAAWTTLATITDGAVGRREIAVSGTYRYVRMRGTARGTGYGYSLWSFEVYKPGTTTPPPTQTTNQTVKLVFPDLAYAKVSISPTPLTVSPIPEEGLATPSVRNPAKVVTYLVTFPPNTTVTMSKNQFSPTQPNTDIRLVLTDSTGITQRAQTVTGLAVQDAVWQVEIYSTGSTDPGGGGPIIPDPYVKVPPPATAGSFAVVAPANGAMITNTRRPTFQWAAVTGATNYKLFVNITRNDYDWNASGALINRFSEVGSTTGTSLTINQDLVDRWTYKWYVVATLSSGATSRSDLRTFSVYLPVVETVADGVSVINGMRDLNKNGTIEPYEDWHNPIATRVNDLMSRMTRHQKVMQLFFNAKEYPDAGFTMGPLAPEDIVAFQKASAATPLGIPYIDAGDSIHGFKTSWPTQPGLVATRDPQLAYEMGDIQRREQLAVGSRGTLSPLAEVGTKILYPRIQEGSGEDADVAAAFSRALIAGLQGGPEVNPHSIWVTTKHWPSQGAGGEGGITYDGTTIHYHMRPWHAALEAGTSGIMPGYAGSKLLAPGQWGAGDSPGIINYLRQNMGYTGVICTDWLPAGDPWVRSLMAGSDVMGGADPGQMGDFESRVTDARVDESARRVIELKFRLGLFEDPYRQGLAGTAEWHTADKANAARLAAQESMTLLKNDGALPLRMGAGSSIVVAGPRADDPSCMVTWRSDFHNTDFGALTIYQAIKKRAEAAGITVYKDAAPAGVTPSAAIVAVGESYYTHGTAWDKEKPYIPGDPAGPAHTVFAKPDEPRDHYGIITSFKSKGIPTTTVVVLPRPYILTNVAPQSNALVAIYRPGDLGGPALADVLFGDVLPRGRLPWDLPRSLDQIGTDVETDQKERWDLPFDLGATEAERTAIRNRIAQGLPVQPIYGNPFYRYGDGIQGFGLTDSTPPTTFTLQTPANGTTITGTRPPFAWTASSDPQTGIQYYEIFIDGQAVLGGRTKATSAALEGLKLANGQHTWYVKATNWANGVTTSATSTFTLNDTTPPAAFSALLPAAGSTVPGTSTQFIWERTNDVGAGVAQYVLNVDGTDRTPAITAGAYTAPTVNLARGRNVYATSNEFGSANDAVDGNTTTRWSSRADTANPNTESITIDLGAIHSIKRVVLNWEAAYGTRYVVEASLDGNTWTPLYTENAGNGAIDDLTNLSGVGQFVRMRGVQRATAYGYSLWEFEVYGLATHQTSLTGLAAGSHTWRVRAVDGANNSTQSNGPISFTK from the coding sequence ATGAATCCTCTCAATTCGCTCTTCCATGGCGCGCGCAGTGCCTGGACACGGTGGGCGTCTGCCTGTGCGAGCCTCGTGCTCGTGGGCATGACGGCCGTCTGGCCTGTCGCCGCGCAAGCTCAAATCGCCAACCTCGCTCGCGGCAAGACCGTCACGGTGTCTTCGTCGGATGGTGTGTTCACGGGTCCCTCCGCGGTCGACGGCGATCCGGGGACCCGCTGGAGCAGCGGCTTCACCGACAACGAATGGATCTCCATCGACCTCGGGTCGACCGTGGCCATCAGCCGCGTGGTCCTCTACTGGGAGACCGCCTACGGCAAGAACTACAAGATCGAAACCTCCAACGACGGGACCAACTGGACGACCCTGAGCACCGTCACCAACGGTGATGGGGGCACCGACGATCTGACGGTGTCTGGCTCGGGTCGCTATATCCGGATGTTCGGACAGCTCCGGGCCATTGGCTATGGCTACTCGTTGTGGGAGTTCGAGGTGTACGGCGGAAGCTCGTCGACGAGCACGGACCTCGCCCGGGGCCGTTCCGCCACGGCCACGAGCATCGAGAACAACGACCCCAACCTCGGGCCTTCCTTCGCCTTCGACGGCAACTCCAACACGCGCTGGTCCTCCGTCGCGGGGGTGGATCCCCAGTCGATCCGTGTCGACCTGGGCTCGTCCCAGGCCCTGGGCAAGGTGGTGCTCGACTGGGAAGGCGCCTACGGCAAGACGTACACCATCGACGGTTCCAACGATGACGCCGCCTGGACGACCCTGGCCACCATCACCGATGGCGCGGTGGGCCGCCGGGAGATCGCCGTGTCGGGCACGTACCGCTACGTGCGCATGCGCGGCACCGCGCGCGGCACGGGCTATGGCTACTCGCTCTGGTCGTTCGAGGTCTACAAGCCCGGTACCACCACGCCGCCTCCGACCCAGACCACCAACCAGACCGTCAAGCTGGTCTTCCCCGACCTGGCCTACGCGAAGGTGAGCATCTCGCCCACGCCGCTGACCGTGTCGCCCATCCCGGAAGAGGGCCTCGCGACGCCCTCCGTGCGCAACCCGGCCAAGGTGGTCACCTACCTGGTGACCTTCCCGCCCAACACCACGGTGACGATGTCCAAGAACCAGTTCTCTCCCACCCAGCCCAACACCGACATCCGCCTGGTGCTCACGGACTCCACGGGCATCACCCAGCGCGCGCAGACCGTCACCGGGCTCGCGGTGCAGGACGCCGTGTGGCAGGTGGAGATCTACAGCACCGGCAGCACCGATCCTGGCGGCGGTGGACCCATCATCCCCGACCCCTACGTGAAGGTGCCCCCGCCCGCGACGGCCGGTTCGTTCGCGGTGGTCGCTCCCGCCAATGGCGCGATGATCACCAACACCCGCCGCCCCACGTTCCAGTGGGCCGCCGTCACCGGCGCCACCAACTACAAGCTCTTCGTCAACATCACCCGCAACGACTACGACTGGAATGCGTCCGGGGCCCTGATCAACCGCTTCTCCGAGGTGGGCTCCACCACCGGCACCTCGCTCACCATCAACCAGGACCTGGTCGATCGCTGGACCTACAAGTGGTACGTCGTCGCCACGCTCTCGAGCGGGGCCACCAGCCGCTCGGATCTGCGCACCTTCAGCGTCTACCTGCCCGTGGTCGAGACCGTCGCGGACGGCGTGTCGGTCATCAACGGGATGCGCGACCTGAACAAGAACGGCACCATCGAGCCGTACGAGGACTGGCACAACCCGATCGCCACGCGCGTCAACGATCTGATGAGCCGGATGACGCGGCACCAGAAGGTGATGCAGCTGTTCTTCAACGCCAAGGAGTACCCCGACGCGGGCTTCACCATGGGGCCGCTGGCGCCGGAGGACATCGTCGCCTTCCAGAAGGCCTCGGCGGCCACGCCCCTGGGCATCCCCTACATCGACGCGGGTGACTCCATTCACGGCTTCAAGACGAGCTGGCCCACCCAGCCCGGTCTGGTCGCCACGCGCGACCCGCAGCTGGCGTACGAGATGGGTGACATCCAGCGGCGCGAGCAGCTGGCCGTGGGCAGCCGGGGCACCCTGTCGCCCCTGGCCGAGGTGGGGACGAAGATCCTCTACCCGCGCATCCAGGAGGGCAGTGGCGAGGACGCGGACGTGGCGGCCGCCTTCTCGCGCGCGCTCATCGCCGGTCTGCAGGGCGGCCCCGAGGTGAACCCCCACTCCATCTGGGTCACCACCAAGCACTGGCCGAGCCAGGGCGCCGGTGGTGAGGGCGGCATCACCTACGACGGCACCACCATCCACTACCACATGCGTCCGTGGCACGCGGCCCTCGAGGCCGGCACCAGCGGCATCATGCCCGGCTACGCCGGCAGCAAGCTGCTGGCTCCGGGCCAGTGGGGCGCGGGTGACAGCCCGGGCATCATCAACTACCTGCGCCAGAACATGGGCTACACCGGCGTCATCTGCACGGACTGGCTGCCCGCGGGAGACCCCTGGGTCCGCTCGCTCATGGCCGGCTCCGACGTGATGGGCGGTGCCGATCCCGGCCAGATGGGTGACTTCGAGAGCCGGGTCACCGATGCCCGCGTCGACGAGTCCGCCCGCCGCGTCATCGAGCTGAAGTTCCGGCTCGGTCTGTTCGAGGACCCGTATCGCCAGGGTCTCGCGGGGACCGCCGAGTGGCACACGGCCGACAAGGCGAACGCGGCCCGCCTGGCCGCGCAGGAGTCGATGACCCTGCTCAAGAACGACGGCGCCCTGCCGCTGCGCATGGGCGCGGGCTCGTCGATCGTCGTCGCCGGCCCGCGCGCCGACGACCCGTCCTGCATGGTCACCTGGCGCTCGGACTTCCACAACACGGACTTCGGCGCCCTGACCATCTACCAGGCCATCAAGAAGCGCGCCGAGGCGGCGGGCATCACGGTGTACAAGGACGCGGCGCCCGCGGGAGTCACCCCCAGCGCGGCGATCGTCGCGGTGGGCGAGAGCTACTACACGCACGGCACCGCGTGGGACAAGGAGAAGCCCTACATCCCGGGTGACCCGGCCGGCCCCGCGCACACCGTCTTCGCCAAGCCGGACGAGCCCCGCGACCACTACGGCATCATCACCAGCTTCAAGTCGAAGGGCATCCCGACGACCACGGTGGTCGTCCTGCCGCGGCCCTACATCCTCACCAACGTGGCGCCGCAGAGCAACGCGCTGGTGGCCATCTACCGGCCTGGAGACCTGGGTGGCCCGGCGCTGGCGGACGTGCTGTTCGGTGACGTGCTGCCCCGTGGCCGGCTGCCGTGGGATCTGCCGCGCTCGCTGGATCAGATCGGCACCGACGTGGAGACCGACCAGAAGGAGCGCTGGGACCTGCCGTTCGACCTCGGGGCCACCGAGGCCGAGCGCACCGCCATCCGCAACCGGATTGCCCAGGGTCTGCCCGTGCAGCCCATCTATGGCAACCCGTTCTACCGCTACGGCGACGGCATCCAGGGCTTCGGGCTGACCGACTCCACGCCGCCCACGACGTTCACCCTCCAGACGCCGGCGAACGGAACCACCATCACCGGCACGCGGCCTCCGTTCGCGTGGACGGCGAGCAGCGATCCGCAGACGGGCATCCAGTACTACGAGATCTTCATCGACGGTCAGGCCGTGTTGGGCGGCAGGACGAAGGCCACCTCCGCCGCGCTCGAGGGGCTCAAGCTCGCCAATGGCCAGCACACCTGGTACGTGAAGGCCACCAACTGGGCCAACGGGGTCACCACCTCGGCCACGTCCACGTTCACCCTCAATGACACCACGCCGCCCGCGGCCTTCTCCGCGCTGCTTCCGGCGGCGGGCTCGACGGTTCCCGGGACCTCGACGCAGTTCATCTGGGAGCGTACCAACGACGTGGGCGCGGGCGTCGCCCAGTACGTGCTCAACGTGGACGGCACGGATCGCACTCCCGCCATCACGGCCGGTGCCTACACGGCTCCGACCGTCAACCTGGCGCGCGGCCGCAATGTCTACGCCACCTCCAACGAGTTCGGCAGCGCCAACGACGCTGTCGACGGCAACACCACCACGCGCTGGTCCAGCCGCGCGGACACCGCCAACCCGAACACCGAGTCGATCACCATCGACCTCGGCGCCATCCACTCGATCAAGCGCGTGGTGCTCAATTGGGAGGCCGCGTATGGCACCAGATACGTAGTGGAGGCCTCGCTCGACGGCAACACCTGGACGCCGCTCTACACGGAGAACGCCGGCAACGGCGCCATCGACGACCTCACCAACCTGAGTGGGGTGGGCCAGTTCGTGCGGATGCGTGGCGTGCAGCGCGCGACGGCGTACGGCTATTCGCTGTGGGAGTTCGAGGTGTACGGTCTGGCCACGCATCAGACCTCGCTGACCGGGCTGGCGGCTGGAAGCCATACCTGGCGCGTGCGCGCCGTGGATGGTGCGAACAACAGCACGCAGTCCAACGGTCCCATCTCGTTCACGAAGTAA